The DNA window GGCTCGGCCCGCCCCGCCCGGAACGGATGTGAGCCGCCCTACCCCGCCAGAGACCTACATCCCCGCGATGAGCTTCTCCACCCGCTCGTCCACAGCCTTGAACGGGTCCTTGCACAATACGGTGCGCTGCGCTTGGTCGTTGAGTTTCAGATGGACCCAGTCGACGGTGAAGTCACGCCGTTTCTCCTGGGCCTTGCGGATGAAATCCCCCCGCAGCCGGGCGCGTGTCGTCTGGGGAGGGACCGATTTCGCCTCGAAGATCCTCAGGTCACCGACCACGCGGTCCATCTGCCCCCGGTCCTGCAACAGGTAGAACAGACCGCGGTCACGGTGCACGTCGTGGTAGGTCAGGTCGAGTTGGGCGATCCGCGGTGAGGAGAGGGAGAGTCCGTACTTCTTCCGGTACCGCTCGATGAGCTGGTATTTCGCCACCCAGTCGATCTCCCGGGAAACCAGGTCCAGGTTCTGGGTCTCGACGGCTTCCAGGGTGCGCTCCCAGAGTTCCATGACCCGCTTACCGTTGGCATCCGTGCCGTGGCGGTCGACGTAGTCCTGCACCTTCTCCAGGTACTCGCGCTGTATCTCCAACGCGCTGGCTTCCCGACCGTTGGCCAACCGGATCTTGCGCCGTCCGGTCATGTCGTGGCTGATCTCCCGGATGGCACGGATGGGGTTCTCCAGCGTGAAGTCACGCATCACCACACCGCTCTCGAGCATCCGCAGCACCAGGTCCGTCGAGGCGAGCTTGAGCAGGGTGGTCACCTCACTCATGTTGGAGTCCCCGACTATCACGTGCAGACGCCGGAACCGCTCGGCATCGGCGTGCGGCTCGTCGCGGGTGTTGATGATCGGTCGGGAGCGTGTCGTCGCGGAGGAGACCCCCTCCCAGATGTGCTCGGCGCGCTGGCTGACGCAGTACAGGGCGCCGCGCGGTGTCTGCAGCACCTTGCCCGCGCCCGTGACGATCTGGCGTGTGACCAGGAAGGGGATAAGGGTGTCAGCGAGTTTGCCGAACTCCCCGTGCCGCCCTACCAGGTAGTTCTCGTGGCACCCGTAGGAGTTGCCCGCGGAGTCGGTGTTGTTCTTGAAAAGGTATATCTCTCCCGCGATACCTTCCTCGTGGAGCCGTTGTTCGGCGTCCACCTGGAGGCCCTCGAGAATGCGTTCTCCGGCCTTGTCATGCGCCACCAGGTCGTTCAGGTTGTCGCACTCGGGAGTGGCGAACTCGGGATGGCTCCCCACATCGAGGTAAAGACGCGATCCGTTCCGGAGGAAAACATTGCTGCTCCGGCCCCACGAGACCACACGCCGGAAGAGGTAGCGCGCCACCTCGTCCGGCGACAGTCGGCGCTGTCCCCGGAACGTGCAGGTGACACCGTACTCGTTCTCTAAACCGAATATGCGACGTTCCACGCGGACTCACCCTTTTCCCGTCCTCGCGCCGCCACGGTTGCACTTGTCTGCGACGCTCGACGACTTCACCCTGTGCACCCGGTTCCGCATGCCCATATTCCCTCGGCCCCGCAGCCGTGTGTGGTGCCCACCTGGTACCGGGGCCGGACGGGAACCGGCACTGGGGCACCGCTCTGCTCCCGGCCCGGTGCCCGTCCGGCCCCTTCCTTTCCTCCTGTCAGGAGTTTTCCCCGTTCTGCTCCGCAGAGCCTCCGGAACGCCCCTCTTCTATCAACCGGTTCAGTCGTTCGCCGTG is part of the Haloactinospora alba genome and encodes:
- the pafA gene encoding Pup--protein ligase: MERRIFGLENEYGVTCTFRGQRRLSPDEVARYLFRRVVSWGRSSNVFLRNGSRLYLDVGSHPEFATPECDNLNDLVAHDKAGERILEGLQVDAEQRLHEEGIAGEIYLFKNNTDSAGNSYGCHENYLVGRHGEFGKLADTLIPFLVTRQIVTGAGKVLQTPRGALYCVSQRAEHIWEGVSSATTRSRPIINTRDEPHADAERFRRLHVIVGDSNMSEVTTLLKLASTDLVLRMLESGVVMRDFTLENPIRAIREISHDMTGRRKIRLANGREASALEIQREYLEKVQDYVDRHGTDANGKRVMELWERTLEAVETQNLDLVSREIDWVAKYQLIERYRKKYGLSLSSPRIAQLDLTYHDVHRDRGLFYLLQDRGQMDRVVGDLRIFEAKSVPPQTTRARLRGDFIRKAQEKRRDFTVDWVHLKLNDQAQRTVLCKDPFKAVDERVEKLIAGM